A genomic region of Gemmata massiliana contains the following coding sequences:
- a CDS encoding tyrosine-type recombinase/integrase has translation MPAEHPIRSGKPNKPYPSFPLYAHVTGRWAKKIRGKLHYFGPWDDPDGALKKYLEQKDALHDGRTPRVASEGVTVKLLCNAYLNHKKEKLDRGELSPRSWTCYRNTAELVVAKFGKGRLVSDLRPEDFTSLRTMMSKKWGPVRVRNYVQQIRGVFKYGYDSELLAVPMRFGPGFDRPSKKILRLERAKKGPQMFEAAEVRALVNGSTVTRKGEPVLVTPTVPMKAMILLGVNCGFGNADCGTLPIAALDLKSGWMNYPRPKTGIPRRCPLWPETVAALQDVLTARREPLDSKDADLVFITATGRSWHKDIDDTPVSKEMRKLLDALRIEGKRNFYALRHTFETIGGEAKDQVAVDHIMGHARDDMASVYRERISDERLKAVSDFVRKWVFETSGIET, from the coding sequence ATGCCCGCAGAACATCCTATCCGATCGGGAAAACCTAACAAGCCGTACCCATCGTTCCCGCTTTATGCCCACGTCACCGGTCGTTGGGCGAAGAAGATTCGTGGAAAACTGCACTACTTCGGCCCTTGGGACGACCCCGATGGCGCCCTCAAGAAGTACCTCGAGCAAAAGGACGCTCTGCACGACGGCCGAACGCCGCGGGTGGCGTCAGAAGGCGTCACGGTGAAGTTGCTCTGCAACGCCTACCTCAACCACAAGAAGGAGAAATTGGACCGCGGGGAACTCTCACCACGCTCCTGGACGTGCTACCGCAACACCGCTGAACTCGTCGTCGCCAAATTCGGGAAGGGGCGTCTCGTCTCCGACCTGCGGCCCGAGGACTTCACCTCGCTCCGAACCATGATGTCAAAGAAGTGGGGACCGGTCCGGGTGCGGAACTACGTCCAGCAGATCCGAGGCGTGTTCAAGTACGGGTACGATTCGGAGCTGCTCGCAGTCCCGATGCGATTCGGCCCGGGCTTCGATCGACCGTCGAAGAAGATTCTTCGCCTCGAGCGCGCGAAGAAGGGGCCGCAGATGTTCGAGGCCGCCGAGGTGCGGGCGCTCGTAAACGGGTCCACGGTGACGCGCAAGGGTGAGCCAGTGCTTGTCACCCCGACCGTCCCGATGAAGGCGATGATTCTCCTGGGCGTGAACTGCGGGTTCGGGAACGCCGATTGTGGCACGCTGCCGATTGCCGCTCTCGATCTCAAAAGTGGTTGGATGAACTACCCGCGCCCGAAAACGGGAATCCCCCGACGTTGTCCCCTGTGGCCGGAAACCGTCGCGGCGTTGCAAGACGTCCTGACCGCACGTCGGGAGCCTCTCGACTCAAAAGACGCGGACCTGGTGTTCATTACCGCCACGGGAAGGAGCTGGCACAAGGACATCGACGATACGCCCGTGTCGAAAGAGATGCGGAAGTTACTCGACGCGCTCCGCATCGAAGGCAAGCGAAACTTCTACGCGCTGCGGCACACGTTCGAGACGATCGGCGGGGAAGCGAAGGACCAGGTCGCGGTGGACCACATCATGGGGCACGCGCGCGACGACATGGCCAGTGTGTACCGCGAGCGCATCAGCGACGAGCGACTCAAGGCCGTCAGCGACTTCGTGCGGAAGTGGGTGTTCGAGACAAGCGGAATTGAGACGTGA
- a CDS encoding ImmA/IrrE family metallo-endopeptidase → MINEAEALGLAEEHFPHGPEVLAERLGAEIRLKPINIDGWCLRKPSGGAVITLNSNTPETRRRFTLAHEVAHLILGTQSDIQGRANDIYDPRSPDEKAANRLGAEILLPPSCLKRIMKLPVDSKAIAVAAKEAKVSEVVIALRLFKMATDFQLSSPVIARLEESVVKWHMPVTYPLRDDAAQYLYERAATAGGTLRENDSEQMPILVCALSNPSFQVLFFYWLNEKQASVPTPWEQRKQLEAKLFEGDKNFQNVFSGLIGGFKKKAQGMTSEDAYLAFYDLYKDRFKDDQYIRFHSDLCQQYIRFRLGEYAKSE, encoded by the coding sequence GTGATAAACGAAGCAGAGGCGCTAGGCCTTGCCGAAGAACACTTTCCGCACGGCCCCGAAGTTTTAGCAGAGCGGCTCGGGGCTGAAATTCGACTCAAACCCATCAACATAGACGGCTGGTGCCTTCGCAAACCGAGCGGTGGCGCGGTAATAACTCTCAACTCAAACACACCAGAAACCCGGCGTCGATTTACGCTGGCGCACGAGGTCGCACACCTCATTCTCGGCACTCAATCGGACATACAAGGGCGAGCGAACGACATCTACGATCCCCGCAGTCCCGATGAAAAGGCCGCGAACCGACTTGGGGCCGAAATTCTCTTGCCGCCTTCGTGCCTGAAGAGAATTATGAAGCTTCCAGTTGACTCAAAAGCGATCGCTGTGGCTGCGAAAGAAGCCAAGGTATCGGAAGTGGTTATCGCGCTCCGCCTATTCAAAATGGCAACTGATTTTCAACTCAGTAGCCCGGTCATCGCACGACTGGAAGAGAGTGTTGTTAAGTGGCATATGCCGGTGACGTACCCATTACGTGACGATGCCGCGCAATATCTATACGAACGAGCGGCAACTGCCGGAGGAACGCTAAGGGAAAATGATTCGGAACAAATGCCGATACTAGTTTGCGCCCTAAGCAATCCGAGTTTTCAAGTCCTTTTCTTTTACTGGTTGAATGAAAAACAGGCATCAGTACCTACGCCGTGGGAGCAACGGAAACAACTTGAAGCCAAATTGTTTGAAGGTGACAAAAATTTCCAGAATGTATTTAGTGGATTGATCGGTGGATTTAAGAAAAAGGCACAGGGGATGACCTCAGAGGACGCGTATCTAGCATTCTACGATTTATACAAAGATAGGTTCAAGGATGATCAATACATCAGATTTCATTCCGATCTGTGCCAGCAATATATTCGGTTTAGGCTAGGCGAATACGCAAAGTCTGAGTGA
- a CDS encoding FKBP-type peptidyl-prolyl cis-trans isomerase codes for MSRPIAIVPMFVWLLCGGTPTTVADPPKEKLPPLNVAKDKISFDPKTAEVGTGGSIGGLITVRVKILSRKDDKCVFEYYSDGCGGVSTVYRIEVPTDAGQITVDVATGSKTLAELFPKWRVLYSRNTFSGVRAIVPGTDEYVKFTLGPPVSEMYPQKGDKVKFRYMVFDSAKFDKHLLTGDFTQKMEFEVGSEKVWPWLVLAMDEMTVGDTRRVQVPVKVADGATKWLLKPEESKTLFAEIRLVSIERAKK; via the coding sequence ATGAGCCGTCCGATCGCGATCGTCCCCATGTTCGTCTGGCTGCTGTGCGGCGGAACCCCCACCACGGTCGCTGACCCGCCCAAGGAGAAACTGCCGCCGCTCAACGTCGCCAAGGACAAGATCTCCTTCGACCCCAAGACGGCCGAGGTGGGGACCGGCGGAAGCATCGGCGGGCTGATCACAGTGCGTGTCAAAATCCTGAGCCGGAAGGACGATAAGTGCGTATTCGAGTACTACTCCGACGGCTGCGGGGGCGTGAGCACCGTCTACCGCATTGAGGTGCCGACCGATGCCGGGCAGATCACCGTGGATGTGGCCACGGGGAGCAAGACGCTCGCGGAGCTGTTCCCGAAGTGGCGGGTGCTTTACTCCCGCAACACATTCTCCGGGGTCCGCGCCATCGTGCCGGGCACGGACGAGTACGTTAAGTTCACCCTCGGCCCACCGGTGAGCGAGATGTACCCGCAGAAGGGGGACAAGGTGAAGTTCCGCTACATGGTGTTCGACTCGGCGAAGTTCGACAAGCACTTGCTGACCGGGGACTTCACTCAGAAGATGGAGTTCGAGGTGGGGTCGGAGAAGGTGTGGCCGTGGCTGGTGCTAGCGATGGATGAGATGACGGTCGGCGACACGCGGCGGGTGCAGGTGCCGGTGAAGGTCGCCGACGGAGCGACGAAGTGGCTGCTGAAACCCGAGGAGTCGAAGACCCTGTTCGCCGAGATCCGACTAGTCTCCATCGAGCGGGCAAAGAAGTAG
- a CDS encoding GNAT family N-acetyltransferase: MPTLLNGIHLSNQIQLLVCESGQTCSANICELTRNIAKHRIDLAWWTELQLPRHIRQAQRDAGWCWVDLRGELQHSFGRNGYGWCACTEDGDCQGAILYQVGGVSSFDESLPTVFCHRLATAPRNREGLVPQERYRGVGKGLIALAALHSYRAGLAGRVTVETYDDPDVREWYKRLGFRQTPKDSDGIVDFELVPEAANSLLANLLV; the protein is encoded by the coding sequence ATGCCCACGCTACTTAACGGCATCCACCTCTCCAACCAAATTCAGCTGCTGGTTTGCGAAAGCGGTCAGACATGTTCAGCCAATATATGCGAGCTCACCCGAAACATTGCCAAGCACAGAATTGATTTGGCGTGGTGGACTGAACTTCAACTTCCGCGCCATATTCGGCAGGCGCAGAGAGACGCTGGTTGGTGCTGGGTTGATCTGCGGGGAGAATTGCAGCACTCTTTTGGAAGAAACGGGTATGGCTGGTGTGCCTGTACCGAAGATGGAGATTGTCAGGGAGCGATTCTCTACCAGGTTGGTGGGGTATCTTCCTTCGATGAGAGTCTCCCGACCGTTTTTTGTCACCGGCTTGCGACAGCTCCCCGAAACCGTGAGGGATTGGTGCCGCAAGAGCGCTATCGTGGTGTCGGCAAAGGACTTATCGCTTTGGCGGCGCTCCACAGCTACCGAGCCGGATTAGCCGGACGAGTTACGGTCGAGACTTACGATGACCCCGATGTTCGAGAATGGTACAAGAGATTGGGTTTCAGGCAGACACCGAAGGATTCTGATGGTATAGTTGATTTTGAGTTGGTTCCCGAGGCAGCAAATAGTCTTCTGGCGAACCTCTTGGTGTAA
- a CDS encoding helix-turn-helix domain-containing protein, whose protein sequence is MVKPSNNSSGRPSALGRDDFAAYIPAFIEAVRAAGFVTGRGFTVADVAKRYRVSEDKVRAWIKAGLLKAVNTQDVACGKPRFVVLPEALAEFEQTRSPAQLPKIPRRRRPTGQIDFFPDSDAT, encoded by the coding sequence GTGGTGAAGCCTTCCAACAACTCGAGCGGCCGCCCCTCGGCACTGGGCCGTGACGACTTCGCGGCCTACATTCCGGCGTTCATTGAGGCCGTGCGAGCGGCTGGCTTCGTCACGGGCCGCGGGTTCACGGTTGCAGATGTGGCGAAGCGCTACCGGGTGAGCGAGGACAAGGTTCGCGCGTGGATCAAAGCAGGGTTGCTCAAGGCCGTGAACACTCAAGACGTGGCGTGCGGGAAGCCGCGCTTCGTGGTTCTGCCCGAGGCGCTGGCCGAGTTCGAGCAGACGCGCTCACCGGCCCAGTTGCCGAAGATTCCGCGCCGGCGCCGACCGACGGGCCAGATCGACTTCTTCCCGGACAGCGACGCGACCTGA
- a CDS encoding helix-turn-helix domain-containing protein: MSNKQTNTLAEEGGDLIAILKDAVTQSGLSLNTIAKESGLSQSQLSRFVSGERTISLESAAKLFEYFGLRVVKPKQKELPLAEPEVKPPLKKSKKK, translated from the coding sequence TTGTCCAACAAGCAGACTAATACGCTGGCGGAAGAAGGGGGCGACTTGATCGCAATCCTTAAGGATGCCGTGACACAAAGCGGCCTCTCACTGAACACGATCGCAAAAGAAAGCGGACTAAGTCAGAGCCAGCTTTCCCGCTTCGTCAGCGGCGAGCGCACCATTTCGCTCGAGTCAGCCGCCAAATTGTTTGAGTATTTCGGACTTCGCGTGGTGAAGCCCAAGCAAAAAGAACTGCCACTCGCAGAGCCCGAAGTAAAACCACCTCTGAAGAAGTCAAAGAAGAAGTGA